Part of the Kamptonema formosum PCC 6407 genome, TAAGGTGGCGATCGCACTTTCCAATTCTCGCGCAGCTTGAGGGGTGAAGCTAAAAGTGACAGAACCCTCGATTAAATTCAGCGTCAGTTGAGCAAGAGACATAGGTCAAAAAATTTAACATACTGATTTAATGCTAGAATATATAGTCAACTTTGCAAAAGTTTTCTACCAAAATTCTGCACCACAATCCCTAACAATTAAAAATATTCTCAATAAGCTCCAGAGAAACCACCAACTCAACTAGAACTTTAGTCTTTAAACCTTAAAGCTCTTAACCTATTTTTAGTACTGTTACCTTTAAACTAGAAGCCATAAGACTTAATCGTAAACTAAGGAGATGTTATGGCTGCTGACAACCGTTCTGAAGTCCGCAAGGTTTTAATCATCACCCTAGTGCTGAATTTGGTGGTATTGACCATCAAAGCTGTGGTGGGTTGGCTGACAGGTTCCCTCAGTTTAATGGCAGATGCTTTACATAGCGTTACCGATAGTGCTAACAATATTTTAGGACTGACGGTGAATCATTTTGCGGCTCCGCAACCAGACCGCGAACACCCTTATGGACACCAAAAATTCGATTCCGTAGGGGCTCTAGCGATCGCGGCTTTTCTAGTAATTGCCTGCTTTGAAATTCTCAGCACTGCATTTGAAAGACTGGTTTCTGGTGGCAAACCTGCGAAAATATCTCCCACAGAATTGTGGATGTTGCTAATTGTACTAGGGATCAATATTTTTGTTGCCTTCTACGAGCGCAAAGTTGGTCAACGCAATGGCAGCGCTATTTTAATAGCTGATGCTCAACACACCATGAGTGATGTTTGGGTAACTATTATGGTAATAGGCGGGTTGATTGGGGTGTGGCAAGGCGAGGTCTGGAATCTACCTCAATTGCAATCTCTGGATGTGATTTTAGCTTTTCCGGTAGCCTTGTTGGTATTTAAAAGCGGCTGGCAAGTTTTCAAAGAAAATTTACCTTTGCTGGTAGATGAAATGGCAATACCGCCGGAGACTATTCAGG contains:
- a CDS encoding cation diffusion facilitator family transporter, whose protein sequence is MAADNRSEVRKVLIITLVLNLVVLTIKAVVGWLTGSLSLMADALHSVTDSANNILGLTVNHFAAPQPDREHPYGHQKFDSVGALAIAAFLVIACFEILSTAFERLVSGGKPAKISPTELWMLLIVLGINIFVAFYERKVGQRNGSAILIADAQHTMSDVWVTIMVIGGLIGVWQGEVWNLPQLQSLDVILAFPVALLVFKSGWQVFKENLPLLVDEMAIPPETIQAIVMEVPGVVNCHSIASRGAIGRQIFIEMHLIVEAKDVENAHLITEIVEERLQARFNPARILIHIEPPAYQSEQITY